TAGAGTGGGCAGCGTTTTTTGTAGCAGCAGCCACACTGCCAAAGCCATCAAACGGGCTCTCTGTGGAGGAGAAACGAGCCGCAAGGATAATCGACAGCATTACCTTCATCGTTCTGATTTGTTGCTCGGCATGGTGGACACTGTTTGCTTTTAGCGGAAGCTGGATTTTTGGCACTCTAAGAGAAAAGAAGGAGGTGGGGAATGTCTAAATCTAAAATTCACCCAATCCCTTTCAACATCGAAATGGTCCGCGCGATCATGGACGGGCGTAAGACTCAGACCCGAAGACTTGTAATGCCCCAGCCAGAATGGGGGGATAGTAACGGACTGAGCTGTGCAGGATGGGCATGGCGTTCAAAAAACGAAGAATTGTCTAGTTGGCCTGACATCAACAGATTTAGCAACGCATTGAAAAAATGTGCTCCTTATCAAGTTGGCGACATTCTCTGGGTGCGGGAACCAGCAAAAGTTGTCCAAGTCAACGATTATGCTCCAGACGGTATGTCCCTTGTTATTAGATATCTCGCTGACAATGAAATTGCACAGGTAGAAGTTCCGGCAAGAATGTCTGAAATGTGGGAGATAAAGTATCGAGATAAATGGCCTGTTCCCGCATGGGTTGAAAAGTTCCAAGGTATCCCCAACGGCATATTCAAAGAGGCTTGCCGCACTTGGCGCAAGGTTACGGGTGTTCGTGTTGAGCGGTTGCAGGATATCAGCGGATTAGACGTTCTTGCCGAAGGCATTAATTCTCTTGTTCATCCAAACGCAAATTATTTTGAAGCAAGCCAGCATGATGCGTTTGAACGGATTTGGGACTCACTCGCCAAACCCGGAACACAATGGGCTGATGATCCGTGGGTGTGGGTTTATTGTTACGAGCCGTGTGGGATGCCGGAGGGGTTTCTTGATGCTTAACCTAACCCACACAGAACTAACCATACGTGCTGAAAAATGGCTGATCAACTCAGTAGGCTGCAACTTCGCTTTCCGCGAACTTGGATCATTCAGTTCTGAAATTCCCGATGCTATCGGCTGGCGTGAAGGATGGGTGTCTCACCTTGTTGAATGTAAAACCTCTCGTTCTGACTTCTTGTCTGACAATAAGAAGTGGCATCGCCGGAACCCTGATATGGGCATGGGCAGGTATCGCTATATGATGTGTCCCAAAGACATGATCAAGCCTGAAGAAGTGCCGGAAGGTTGGGGACTGCTCTACGTCCTTCCTAAAACTATCCGCAAAGTGAAAAAGGCTGAGACTCAAAAGAACAACCATAAAGCCGAAATGACCTTGCTTGTTTCCGCTCTGCGCCGTGTTCACCTGCGCGGGGATCTAGGCAAGATTTATGATTATGGGACGCTTGCGGAGGCAGTAAATGCTTAATCTCCTCCCCTTGTCCGGCTATCACAATACAGCCCCTGAAATAATTGTCGACTTGTTCGCGGGTGGTGGCGGAGCCAGTGCCGGAATGTCAATGGCCCTTGGGCGTGATCCGGACGCGGCAATCAATCATAACCCGCTGGCAGTGGCAATGCACACTGTAAACCATCCCGATACCGTCCATTTCACCGAAGATGTTTGGTCCGTTTCTCCCTCATGGGTGACGATGGGCCGTCCTGTTGGCTTACTTTGGGCCTCCCCTGATTGCACACATTTCAGCAAAGCCAAAGGCGGCGCGCCTAAACGTGATGATCGTATTCGTTCGTTAGCTTTAGTGCTTGTTGACAAATGGATTCCCGAGACTCACCCGCGCACCATCATCATGGAAAACGTGGAAGAGTTTACAACGTGGGGGCCGCTTAACTCCGTAACCAAACAGCCTATAAAATCTCAAGCTGGTGATACTTTCAGATATTTTATTCGCCGTTTGCGTCGTGCCGGCTATCGAGTCGAATGGAAGGAGTTACGCGCTTGTGACTATGGAGCCCCGACGATCCGCAAAAGGTTTTTCCTGATTGCCAAGAGAGCAGGTCAGCATATCGTCTGGCCTGAACCGACTCACGGCGATCCTAATAGCGCGGCTGTAAAATCCGGCAAACTTAAGCCTTGGAAAACGGCGGCGGATTGTATTGATTTCTCTTTGCCCTGCCCGTCAATTTTTGAGTCGAGCGCGGAGATTAAAGATAAGTACGGAATACAAGCAAGACGACCTCTTGCTGATAACACACTGCGCCGAATTGCAAAAGGCATTCAGAAATATGTATTCGATGCCGCTGATCCGTTCTTACTCACTTACTATGGACCAAAGACAGAAAACGATTTCAGAGGGCAGAATATTAATGAACCTCTCAGAACTCAGACCACTGAGAATAGGCACGCCTTGATTCAGCCGTTTCTTACTGAACATGCAAACGCATCGAGTCAACGGAACTTTGCGGCGGATTCTCCGCTGCGGACTCAGTGCGCGCAGGTCAAAGGTGGTCATTTTGCGCTGGTGTCTGCTTTCCTTGCAAAGCATTTCACCGGAGTTGTCGGCGCGCCCTTGGATGCTCCAGCCCCTACAGTTACAACTCGTGACCACAATTCGCTTGTGACAGCACATATTGAACGGTCTTTCAGTTGTTCAAGAGGTAATTCCGTTACGGCTCCGCTCGGTACAGTGACAGCCAATGGTGGTGGCAAATGCGCCCTTGTTGCTTCAAATCTCGTAAAAATGCGGGGAAAGAATATCGGCAGTGCCGTTGATACCCCGTTGCATACCGTTTCCGCTGGCGGGTTACATCATGCCGAAGTTCGCGCCTTTCTCTGTAAATATTACGGTCAGGGAGTCGGACAAGATTTAAGAAAGCCGATTCATACGGTCACAAGTAAAGAACATTTCGGACTGATCACGATTGCCGGACAAGATTACACAATAGCCGACATAGGAATGCGGATGCTTACGCCTCTTGAACTATTCAGGGCGCAAGGCTTCCCGGGCAGCTACATAATTGATCGCACTCCAGACGACAAGAAATTAACAAAAACCGACCAAGTGCGAAT
The nucleotide sequence above comes from Maridesulfovibrio ferrireducens. Encoded proteins:
- a CDS encoding DNA cytosine methyltransferase yields the protein MLNLLPLSGYHNTAPEIIVDLFAGGGGASAGMSMALGRDPDAAINHNPLAVAMHTVNHPDTVHFTEDVWSVSPSWVTMGRPVGLLWASPDCTHFSKAKGGAPKRDDRIRSLALVLVDKWIPETHPRTIIMENVEEFTTWGPLNSVTKQPIKSQAGDTFRYFIRRLRRAGYRVEWKELRACDYGAPTIRKRFFLIAKRAGQHIVWPEPTHGDPNSAAVKSGKLKPWKTAADCIDFSLPCPSIFESSAEIKDKYGIQARRPLADNTLRRIAKGIQKYVFDAADPFLLTYYGPKTENDFRGQNINEPLRTQTTENRHALIQPFLTEHANASSQRNFAADSPLRTQCAQVKGGHFALVSAFLAKHFTGVVGAPLDAPAPTVTTRDHNSLVTAHIERSFSCSRGNSVTAPLGTVTANGGGKCALVASNLVKMRGKNIGSAVDTPLHTVSAGGLHHAEVRAFLCKYYGQGVGQDLRKPIHTVTSKEHFGLITIAGQDYTIADIGMRMLTPLELFRAQGFPGSYIIDRTPDDKKLTKTDQVRMCGNSVCPPMAAALVAANCADMVRVAEVVNG